The genomic window GTGCAATGGATGACAGCTGGGAGAGGTGTCATTCATAAAGAAGACCCAGCACCTGGTTCTACTGTGCATAGCCTGCAGTTATGGATTAACTTACCGAGCTCGAAAAAAATGACCGAGCCTCGTTATCAAAATTTAAAAAGTAAGGATATGCCTGTGCGTAAAGAAGAAGGGGCTATTATTCGAGTTTTTTCTGGTTCATCAAAAGGAGTACAGGCTTCAACCCTTAATCATGTTCCTGTTACGATGGTAGAAATGTTGCTAGAGCCAGGAGCGAGTGTTGTACAAGATTTGCCGGGAAGTTATAACGGCTTTCTTTATATTTTAGAAGGAAGCGGAACTTTTGGGATCGATGAAACAGAAGGACATAAAGGACAAGTGTTATTTTTAAGTTCAGCGGACGGAGCTTCCGAGAGCGAAATTAAAATCACTGCTAAAGAAAAACTTCGCATTCTCCTGTATGCAGGTGAGCCAATAAATGAACCCGTTGTCGCATACGGACCGTTTGTCATGAATACAAAAGAAGAGATTCGTCAAGCTATTCTTGATTATCAAACAGGGAAGTTCGATGAATGAAACGGCTTTTATTTTTTATGAACTGAGGGAAAACGCCTTTATTCTTGAATAAAAGGACAAGAACGCCTAATAGGTTGATAGAATGATGGTCTTAGGTATGAAAAAAACAATCACCAAAATATTCTAAATTAATAAATAATTGGAGAGGGGAGTTTTGGAAACAAAATTAGCAATCATAACCGATATTCACGGCAACAGTGCTGCCTTGCGAGCGGTATTGGATGATATTGACAGAAATAATCCAGTAGAACATATTTACTGCCTAGGTGATTTAGTGGCGATTGGACACGAAACAAACAAAGTTCTTGAACTTTTATTTTCCCGCAATGATATATCTTATGTTATGGGGAATCATGATGAAGCCATTTTAAACATAATGAAAGGGAAAGAACCGGGAAGTGTGGGCGAAGAAAAAGAACATCATCAATGGATTGCTTCACAGCT from Anoxybacillus gonensis includes these protein-coding regions:
- a CDS encoding pirin family protein; the encoded protein is MKAQRGIRRIKTVQYQTNSPIHQNGFVLEPGNWQEYDPFLMLAEDFFQRGTFDLHPHRGIETVTYVIDGVLEHFDNKAGYGKLEPGDVQWMTAGRGVIHKEDPAPGSTVHSLQLWINLPSSKKMTEPRYQNLKSKDMPVRKEEGAIIRVFSGSSKGVQASTLNHVPVTMVEMLLEPGASVVQDLPGSYNGFLYILEGSGTFGIDETEGHKGQVLFLSSADGASESEIKITAKEKLRILLYAGEPINEPVVAYGPFVMNTKEEIRQAILDYQTGKFDE